The genomic stretch TAAAGCTGATAAGCAAAATATTCATCATCAAAACTTTATCATGCCTAATAATTTCTTTTGTATTTTTGTTCTATACATTCTTTCTTATGAATTTTAAGCTTCAATCAGAATATAAACCTACCGGGGATCAACCCCAAGCCATTGAAAAATTAACTGCAGGAATAGAGATTGGTGAAAAATACCAGACTCTTCTTGGAGTAACTGGATCAGGGAAAACCTTTACGGTTGCTAATCTTGTTCAAAACGTTCAGCGTCCTACTTTAGTTCTGGCTCATAATAAAACTCTGGCAGCCCAGCTTTTCATGGAATTTAAAGAATTCTTTCCGGAAAATGCAGTAGAATACTTTGTGAGTTACTATGACTACTATCAACCGGAAGCTTACATTGCCACAACAGGAACATATATTGAAAAGGATCTTAGCATTAATGAAGAGGTTGAAAAATTACGTCTTTCTGCTACGGCAAGTCTTCTTTCAGGAAGAAGAGATGTGTTGATTGTAGCTTCCGTTTCATGTATTTATGGTATCGGGAACCCTACAGAATTTCACAAATCATTAATTTCGATTGCTATTGGTGAAAAAGTAACGAGAACAGCACTTCTCCATTCTTTAGTGAATGCATTATATGCAAGAACCTTGAATGAATTTCAGAGAGGTACATTCCGTGTAAAGGGAGATGTCATTGATGTTTTTCCTGCTTATACTGATAATGCGATCAGAATTCAGTTTTTTGGGGATGAAATTGAAAAAATTCAAAGTTTTGATCCTGTTAGCGGAAATGTAGAGGATAATTTTGACCAGATACAAATTTACCCCGCTAATCTTTTTGTCACTTCAAAAGAAACTTTAAACGGGGCTATTAAAGATATTCAGGATGATATGGTAAAACAGGTCGATTTCTTCAGCTCTATCGGAAAACCTCTTGAAGCTAAAAGACTTCAGGAAAGAACAGAATTGGATCTGGAAATGATCAAAGAACTCGGATATTGCTCAGGGATTGAAAACTATTCCAGATACCTTGATGGCAGGCTTCCCGGTACAAGACCTTTCTGCCTGATTGATTATTTTCCTAAAGATTTTTTAATGGTTATTGATGAAAGTCACGTTACCGTTCCACAGGTTCATGCAATGTATGGTGGTGACCGAAGCCGAAAAGAAGCATTAGTGGAATATGGATTCAGACTTCCTGCAGCTATGGATAACAGACCTTTAAAATTTGAAGAATTTGAAGCTATTCAGAATCAGGTAGTATACGTTTCTGCAACTCCGGCTGATTATGAACTGGAAAAAACTGGTGGGGCTTATATTGAGCAGATCATCCGTCCTACAGGACTGCTTGATCCTATTATCGAAGTAAGACCAAGTTTAAATCAGATTGATGATTTAATGGAAGAAATTCAAAAAAGAGCTGATGCCGATGAAAGAGTTCTTGTGACAACTTTAACCAAGAAAATGGCTGAAGAATTAACCAAATACTTTACAAAATTCGGAATCAGAACAAGATATATTCACTCTGATGTAGAAACGTTGGAACGTATTCAGATTATGCAGGATCTTCGTTTAGGCCTTTTTGATGTTTTGATTGGGGTCAACTTATTAAGGGAAGGTTTGGATTTACCGGAAGTTTCATTAGTCGCTATTTTAGATGCTGACAAGGAAGGAATGTTGAGAAGCAGAAGATCAATGATTCAGACCGTAGGACGTGCTGCCAGAAATATCAACGGGAAAGCCATTATGTATGCCGATAAGATTACTAAATCTATGCAGGCCACATTAGATGAGACAGAATACCGCCGTGCAAAACAAATGAAATACAACGAGGATAATGGCATGGTACCCAAGGCCCTCAACAAAAAAATCTCTGAAAACCTGGTAGGAAGAAGCAAAGACTTCCCGGATGAAAAATATACTCAGAAAGAAATTCTTCAAAAAGTTGCTGAAGTTAAATCTACATACGCTAGTGAAGATGTTGAAAAAATAATTGAACAGAAACAGAAAGAAATGGAAGCGGCAGCAAAAAGCCTTGACTTTATTAAAGCGGCTAAGCTAAGAGATGAAATCACAGCTTTGAAAGCTTAGTCTAATTCATAAAAAAATCGGCGGCTTCTTCGAAGCCGCCGATTTTTTATCTCAGAACAGAATGTTTTTCTATTTTATGCTCCATTTCTTACCGAAGCTCTTATTGGTATTAACAGTTCCATCAATCCATTTAATTTAATCTCATAGATCGTTGACAACTGCATTCCCAGTTTTCCTTTAGGCATTCCACTTCGGTGAAACCATTCAAGATAGCTTATAGGAAGATCTGCTAAGACTGTTCCTTCGTATTTGCCAAACGGCATTTTAACGATACATATTTCTTTTAATATTTCCGGATTTATTCCCTCCACTTTTATATAATTAAATCAATTTATCATCTACTTTATTCTGATTAGGGAGTTCCAGATCAGGAGGAGCATTCTCATCTGCAAATTCATTTCTGTATACCTGTATCAAAAGAAGGGTAAGCGAAATAAGAATAGGTCCAAAGATAAGCCCCATAAAACCAAACAGGTTCATTCCCATGATAATTCCAAAAACAGTATTCAGCGGATGGATGTTTTCCAGTTTCTTTAAAAGCGTAAAACGAAGCAGATTATCTGTAAGTCCTACTACCACTACACAATAAATAGCAAGGCCCAACCCTTGTCCTGTATTCCCTTCCGCGATCATAAAGATGCAGACAGGTACATATACAATAGCCGTTCCTACAACCGGAATAACAGAAGCAGCAGCCGTCAGGGCAAACAATAAGACAGCTCCCGGAGCTCCAAATATCAGATATCCAATCAGTGATACAAGTCCCTGACCAATAGCAACGACAGGAATACCTATTGCATTCGCCATAATCAGTTTTCTTAACTTTTCGCCTATCAATGAAATATTCGATCGCTTTAAAGGCGCTGAATTCGTCAGGATTCTTTCAAACAACCTCGGCTTTTCCAACATAAAATACAGAATAAAGTACATAGACATTATTACTGTCAGGGTATTGAATGTCCCACTTAATGCTGAAGTAGAAAACTTTCCTACAAAACTTTTCAGCTTATTCATATTCTCCTGGCTCAGAATATCAAAACCTGTTTTGGTTTGGATATAAGAATGTATTTTATCCAAAAACACATTGAATTTATCCATGTAAGCCTGGGCATTTCCTAATTTATCAATAATGAGATCTGCAATAAAATAAATAGGCAGAATCAGAACGATAAGGCTTGCTAGCATTAATATAAAAGCGGCAAGAGAAGGCTTCCATTTCTTTTCTTCCTGAAGATAGAAATTATACTTTCTGCAAACCACATAAATGGTAATAGCTCCTAAAACTGATGGAATAAACAATGCAAGATTAAAGCAGATCAAACCTGCCAGCACCAAAATAATGGCGAGCAAAGAAATCTGCTTTATGGCAACACTGCTTATTTGATTGTCCTTATTCATCAATTATTATTTTAAATTTATTATTTTGTGTACATAATCTGTCTTGGCTTACCTACAAATGCACAGTAGGTAGAATACATTACAATCATAATGAATGGGGCTGTTAAAATAAACCCTATTCCACATAAAATGATCCCTGCCAATGAGATTAAAAGCCCAAGGAAGCTTACTCCTAAAAATGTTCCGTAATTTTCTTTTGCTATATTAAATGACTTACTTAAAGCATCAATAGCTGATGAATTTTCAAATAGCAAGATAGGATATCCTAGTAACAGAAACGGATAAATAAAAATAAACGGAAGAAAGCAGAGTGTCAATGCTACAGAAGAAATAATTCCTGAAATGAAGCTATAGATCAATATATTTACAAAATTCTGGCGATATCCAATGAAAAGGTCAGAAAACTCAATCGGATTTTTCGTATTGAATTTATTCACCATATAGATCAAACCTACATACAGTGGAGTCAATAACAGGAGAAAAAGACTGGAAAACGTCATATACATTGAGAATCCCGGAGTTTCCCAATACCTAAAATTCGCGTAATCACCCGAAGTTTTCATTTCTTCCATGATCGCTGCAGAATTGAAACCCGTAAGACTTTGGATAATAATTCCGCCAACAATATAAATTATCATGGCAACAATAGCGTACCCAAAAACACCTTTATACATTTCAAAGGCATGCGAAATGATTGATCCTGTTTCTCTGTTGGGAACAGAACCTTGCTGATCAAATTCGTTAAATTCAGACATAGTTTAAATATTTTAATGATTTTATCAAATTTAACTTTTTTTGATAAAAAAACGCATTAAACCAAGCTGAATTTTAGCCCTTCTCCGAAAATACTGTTTTATATAACGAATAAATCATGGCATTCCAGA from Chryseobacterium indologenes encodes the following:
- the uvrB gene encoding excinuclease ABC subunit UvrB, whose translation is MNFKLQSEYKPTGDQPQAIEKLTAGIEIGEKYQTLLGVTGSGKTFTVANLVQNVQRPTLVLAHNKTLAAQLFMEFKEFFPENAVEYFVSYYDYYQPEAYIATTGTYIEKDLSINEEVEKLRLSATASLLSGRRDVLIVASVSCIYGIGNPTEFHKSLISIAIGEKVTRTALLHSLVNALYARTLNEFQRGTFRVKGDVIDVFPAYTDNAIRIQFFGDEIEKIQSFDPVSGNVEDNFDQIQIYPANLFVTSKETLNGAIKDIQDDMVKQVDFFSSIGKPLEAKRLQERTELDLEMIKELGYCSGIENYSRYLDGRLPGTRPFCLIDYFPKDFLMVIDESHVTVPQVHAMYGGDRSRKEALVEYGFRLPAAMDNRPLKFEEFEAIQNQVVYVSATPADYELEKTGGAYIEQIIRPTGLLDPIIEVRPSLNQIDDLMEEIQKRADADERVLVTTLTKKMAEELTKYFTKFGIRTRYIHSDVETLERIQIMQDLRLGLFDVLIGVNLLREGLDLPEVSLVAILDADKEGMLRSRRSMIQTVGRAARNINGKAIMYADKITKSMQATLDETEYRRAKQMKYNEDNGMVPKALNKKISENLVGRSKDFPDEKYTQKEILQKVAEVKSTYASEDVEKIIEQKQKEMEAAAKSLDFIKAAKLRDEITALKA
- a CDS encoding DUF3820 family protein — protein: MNPEILKEICIVKMPFGKYEGTVLADLPISYLEWFHRSGMPKGKLGMQLSTIYEIKLNGLMELLIPIRASVRNGA
- a CDS encoding AI-2E family transporter, with the translated sequence MNKDNQISSVAIKQISLLAIILVLAGLICFNLALFIPSVLGAITIYVVCRKYNFYLQEEKKWKPSLAAFILMLASLIVLILPIYFIADLIIDKLGNAQAYMDKFNVFLDKIHSYIQTKTGFDILSQENMNKLKSFVGKFSTSALSGTFNTLTVIMSMYFILYFMLEKPRLFERILTNSAPLKRSNISLIGEKLRKLIMANAIGIPVVAIGQGLVSLIGYLIFGAPGAVLLFALTAAASVIPVVGTAIVYVPVCIFMIAEGNTGQGLGLAIYCVVVVGLTDNLLRFTLLKKLENIHPLNTVFGIIMGMNLFGFMGLIFGPILISLTLLLIQVYRNEFADENAPPDLELPNQNKVDDKLI
- a CDS encoding beta-carotene 15,15'-monooxygenase; this translates as MSEFNEFDQQGSVPNRETGSIISHAFEMYKGVFGYAIVAMIIYIVGGIIIQSLTGFNSAAIMEEMKTSGDYANFRYWETPGFSMYMTFSSLFLLLLTPLYVGLIYMVNKFNTKNPIEFSDLFIGYRQNFVNILIYSFISGIISSVALTLCFLPFIFIYPFLLLGYPILLFENSSAIDALSKSFNIAKENYGTFLGVSFLGLLISLAGIILCGIGFILTAPFIMIVMYSTYCAFVGKPRQIMYTK